The Chitinophagales bacterium genome has a window encoding:
- the gap gene encoding type I glyceraldehyde-3-phosphate dehydrogenase, translating into MSTVKVAINGFGRIGRLAYRQIYNMEGIDVVAINDLTSPKFLAHLLKYDTAQGRFDAAVSSGDDSITVNGDEIKIYAQKDPSQIPWGAHNVDVVLECTGFFTDAEKAKAHITAGAKRVVISAPATGDLKTVVYNVNHDVLDGSETVISCASCTTNCLAPMAQVLQNNYGIKSGIMSTIHAYTNDQNTLDAPHPKGDFRRARAAAANIIPNSTGAAKAIGLVLPELKGKLDGGAQRVPTITGSLTELVTVLEKSVTAEEINAAMKAAANESFGYTEDEIVSSDVIGTSFGSLFDATQTKVMTVGDTQLVKTASWYDNEMSYVSQLVRTVKHFAGLISK; encoded by the coding sequence ATGAGTACAGTAAAAGTTGCCATTAATGGTTTCGGCCGCATAGGCCGCCTGGCTTACCGCCAGATCTACAACATGGAAGGTATAGATGTTGTTGCGATCAACGACCTGACCAGTCCTAAATTTCTAGCCCACCTGCTGAAGTATGACACAGCGCAGGGCCGTTTCGATGCAGCTGTTTCCAGCGGCGACGATTCTATTACTGTTAACGGCGATGAAATAAAAATATATGCGCAGAAAGACCCTTCACAAATTCCGTGGGGTGCGCACAATGTAGATGTAGTGCTGGAGTGTACCGGTTTCTTTACCGATGCAGAAAAAGCAAAAGCACACATCACAGCAGGCGCTAAGCGTGTAGTTATCTCTGCACCTGCTACCGGCGACCTGAAAACTGTTGTTTACAACGTGAACCACGATGTACTGGATGGTAGCGAAACTGTTATCAGCTGCGCTTCTTGTACTACCAACTGCCTGGCGCCAATGGCACAGGTGTTGCAAAACAACTATGGTATCAAGTCCGGTATCATGAGCACGATACATGCTTATACCAACGACCAGAACACGCTGGACGCTCCGCACCCGAAAGGTGATTTCCGCCGCGCACGTGCTGCCGCTGCCAACATCATCCCTAACTCAACAGGTGCTGCAAAAGCTATCGGCCTGGTTCTGCCCGAACTAAAAGGCAAACTGGACGGTGGTGCTCAGCGTGTACCAACCATCACAGGTTCTCTGACAGAACTGGTAACCGTTCTGGAAAAATCAGTTACTGCTGAAGAGATCAACGCTGCTATGAAAGCTGCTGCTAACGAAAGCTTCGGTTATACTGAAGATGAGATCGTTTCAAGCGACGTGATCGGTACATCTTTCGGTTCTCTGTTCGATGCGACACAAACCAAAGTAATGACCGTAGGCGATACACAACTGGTAAAAACTGCCAGCTGGTACGACAACGAGATGAGCTATGTTTCTCAGCTGGTTCGTACAGTTAAGCATTTTGCCGGTTTAATAAGCAAATAA
- a CDS encoding YigZ family protein, which produces MDEQYTYRTITAPTTSDFRDRGSKFFGFAYPVRDVEEVKEHVKALKKEHPKAVHYCLGFRIGTDGTLFRANDDGEPSGSAGKPILGQIDSAGLTNVLVVVVRYFGGSLLGVPGLINAYKTATEEALAKAEVVEKQIEQMVTISFDYPAMNDVMQQLKQSEATIYRQDLQLFCEVEAGIPVRHSEQYITKLEEIRGVTLKQQ; this is translated from the coding sequence ATGGACGAACAATATACATACAGGACCATCACGGCACCCACCACCAGCGATTTTCGCGACCGTGGCAGCAAGTTCTTCGGATTTGCCTACCCCGTGCGTGATGTGGAAGAAGTAAAAGAACACGTAAAAGCATTAAAGAAAGAACACCCCAAGGCCGTACACTATTGCCTCGGTTTCAGAATAGGTACAGACGGCACACTGTTTCGTGCCAACGACGACGGCGAGCCTTCGGGCAGTGCGGGCAAACCCATACTAGGGCAGATAGATAGTGCTGGACTCACTAATGTACTGGTTGTAGTAGTACGTTATTTCGGCGGCTCGTTGCTGGGTGTGCCGGGGCTAATCAACGCTTACAAAACAGCTACCGAAGAAGCACTGGCAAAAGCTGAAGTAGTAGAAAAACAGATAGAGCAGATGGTGACCATATCATTCGACTACCCCGCTATGAACGATGTAATGCAACAACTGAAACAATCGGAAGCAACCATATACCGGCAGGACCTGCAACTGTTCTGCGAAGTAGAAGCAGGCATTCCAGTAAGGCATAGTGAGCAATACATTACTAAGCTGGAAGAGATAAGAGGTGTAACTTTAAAACAACAATAA
- a CDS encoding DUF559 domain-containing protein: MRRKLIPYNPKLKHLARQLRNNSTKSEIKLWGHLRNKEMLGYDFDRQKPIDNYILDFFCYDLMLGIELDGFTHTFEEVYVKDLLKEKRMNELGITIIRFDDKQVMNDIQNVIRVIEMFIEDFEQKSE, encoded by the coding sequence GTGCGTAGAAAATTAATACCATACAACCCCAAACTGAAACATCTGGCAAGACAACTGCGAAATAACAGTACCAAAAGTGAGATAAAGCTATGGGGACACTTACGCAATAAGGAGATGTTGGGTTATGATTTTGACAGGCAAAAGCCAATTGATAATTATATCCTTGATTTCTTTTGTTATGACCTGATGCTTGGCATTGAGTTAGACGGTTTTACTCATACTTTTGAAGAAGTATATGTAAAAGATCTGTTGAAAGAAAAAAGAATGAACGAACTTGGCATTACAATTATCAGGTTTGATGACAAACAAGTAATGAACGATATACAAAATGTAATACGGGTAATTGAAATGTTTATTGAAGATTTTGAACAAAAGAGCGAGTAA
- a CDS encoding acyl-CoA dehydrogenase family protein has protein sequence MEQTEIKTPAGGSFLISEPTPEQTFTPEDFSDEQRMVAQTCDEFLDKEVIPNLVDIDNQKEGLMVSLLDKAGELGLLGAAFPEKYGGLGEDFVTSTLINESLGGGHSFAVAMAAHNGIGSLPILYFGTEEQKQKYIPKLATGEFKGAYALTEPNSGSDALSGKTSATLTEDGKHYVLNGQKIWITNSGFADVFTVFAKVDGDKFSAFIVERGTEGMSFGEEEHKMGIKGSSTRQVFFENCKIPATNLLGEIGRGHIIAFNILNIGRLKLCAAALGGAKRALNISVKYASTREQFKTPIAQFGAIQHKLAEMAIRVFATDSALYRTASWIANKEREMDAAGKTEAEAQLGAAEEYAIECAMLKVLGSETLDYVVDEGVQIHGGNGFSDEYDISRSYRDSRINRIFEGTNEINRLLTLDMYLKRAMKGRIDLMKPAMAIQKELMGIPDFTEDDTPYAAERKAIANFKKAILMCAGAAVQKLMMKIEHEQEVLMNLADMLMDTFMAESMLLRTMKLQDDKKELAYDATRVFIADAADRINHSGKCAINAFADGDEQRMMLLGMKRFTKIAPFNTKEARRRIAKQLVDKGKYLF, from the coding sequence ATGGAACAGACAGAGATAAAAACACCCGCAGGCGGCAGTTTTCTTATATCAGAACCTACTCCTGAACAAACATTCACACCGGAAGATTTTAGTGACGAACAGCGCATGGTAGCACAAACTTGCGACGAATTCCTGGATAAAGAAGTAATACCCAACCTGGTTGACATTGATAACCAGAAAGAAGGCCTTATGGTATCGCTGCTGGATAAGGCAGGAGAATTAGGCCTCTTAGGTGCCGCATTCCCCGAAAAGTATGGTGGACTTGGTGAAGACTTTGTTACCTCTACCCTAATTAATGAAAGCCTGGGCGGAGGACATTCTTTTGCCGTTGCCATGGCTGCACATAATGGCATTGGCTCATTGCCTATACTCTATTTCGGAACCGAAGAGCAGAAACAGAAATACATACCCAAACTAGCCACAGGTGAATTTAAAGGCGCATATGCACTCACAGAGCCCAACTCTGGTTCCGATGCATTGAGTGGCAAAACATCGGCAACGCTTACCGAAGATGGTAAACATTATGTCTTAAATGGCCAGAAGATATGGATCACCAACTCAGGCTTTGCAGATGTATTTACTGTCTTTGCCAAAGTAGATGGTGACAAATTCAGCGCATTCATTGTAGAACGTGGCACAGAAGGCATGAGTTTTGGCGAAGAAGAACACAAAATGGGTATTAAAGGTTCCAGCACTAGACAGGTGTTTTTCGAGAACTGTAAAATACCCGCCACCAACCTGCTGGGCGAAATTGGGCGCGGTCATATCATCGCATTCAACATACTGAATATCGGGCGCCTGAAATTATGTGCCGCTGCACTGGGTGGCGCCAAAAGAGCTTTGAATATCAGCGTTAAATATGCATCTACGCGCGAGCAATTCAAAACGCCCATAGCACAGTTTGGCGCAATACAACACAAATTGGCCGAGATGGCTATACGCGTGTTCGCTACAGACAGTGCACTGTACCGCACGGCAAGCTGGATAGCCAACAAAGAAAGAGAAATGGATGCAGCAGGTAAAACAGAAGCAGAAGCACAATTAGGCGCAGCAGAAGAGTATGCCATAGAATGTGCTATGCTGAAAGTACTGGGCTCCGAAACACTGGACTATGTAGTGGATGAAGGTGTGCAGATACATGGAGGTAATGGATTCTCTGACGAATATGACATATCCCGCTCTTATCGCGATAGCCGCATCAACAGGATATTTGAAGGCACGAACGAGATCAACAGGCTGCTAACACTTGACATGTACCTGAAACGGGCCATGAAAGGCCGAATAGACCTGATGAAACCTGCTATGGCCATTCAGAAAGAACTGATGGGCATACCTGACTTTACTGAAGATGATACGCCATATGCTGCAGAACGTAAAGCAATAGCCAACTTCAAGAAAGCCATACTAATGTGTGCCGGCGCTGCTGTACAAAAGCTGATGATGAAAATTGAACATGAGCAGGAAGTATTGATGAACCTGGCTGATATGCTGATGGATACCTTTATGGCTGAAAGTATGCTGCTACGCACGATGAAACTACAGGACGACAAAAAAGAACTGGCATATGATGCTACTCGCGTGTTTATAGCAGATGCTGCAGACCGTATCAACCATTCAGGTAAATGTGCAATTAATGCATTTGCGGATGGCGATGAACAACGCATGATGCTGCTGGGTATGAAACGTTTTACCAAAATAGCGCCTTTCAATACAAAAGAGGCCCGCAGAAGGATAGCTAAGCAATTGGTAGACAAGGGTAAATACCTGTTCTAG
- a CDS encoding phosphoglycerate kinase, with product MSKFSNYDFSGKRALVRVDFNVPIKDGVITDDTRMRAAVPTIKKILTDGGSVVVMSHWGRPLKEIKKDPSKDFADFTLKRIQNHLAELLGTEVLFATDPAGEEAKLKAVELQTGQVLLLENLRFSAHEEGGDRDFAANLAKLGDVYVNDAFGTAHRAHASTAVVAEFFAPENKMFGLLMEAEIVAANKVMNEAQKPFVAIIGGAKVSDKILIIENLLDRATDIIIGGGMAYTFFKAQGGKIGNSLCEDDRLDMANDLLKKAEAKGVCIHLPSDSILADKFAPDADTANAPNMEIPDGWMGLDIGPLACQTFSKVITDSKTILWNGPMGVFEMEKFQHGTKAIAEAVVAATKGGAYSLVGGGDSVAAVNKFGFANDVSYVSTGGGAMLEYFEGKELPGIAAINK from the coding sequence ATGAGCAAATTCAGCAATTACGACTTTAGCGGAAAGAGAGCACTGGTACGTGTAGACTTTAACGTGCCCATAAAAGACGGTGTTATTACTGACGATACACGTATGCGTGCTGCTGTCCCTACCATCAAAAAGATACTTACAGACGGAGGTAGTGTCGTGGTGATGAGCCACTGGGGCCGCCCGCTGAAAGAAATAAAGAAAGACCCCTCTAAAGACTTTGCAGACTTTACCCTGAAGCGTATACAAAACCACCTGGCAGAATTGCTGGGCACGGAAGTATTGTTTGCAACAGACCCCGCAGGAGAAGAAGCCAAGCTGAAAGCAGTAGAATTGCAGACAGGACAGGTGCTGTTACTGGAAAACCTGCGTTTCTCTGCCCATGAAGAAGGCGGCGACCGCGACTTTGCAGCCAACCTGGCCAAGCTGGGCGATGTGTATGTAAATGACGCGTTTGGTACTGCTCACCGTGCGCATGCATCTACGGCAGTAGTGGCTGAGTTCTTTGCACCGGAAAATAAAATGTTCGGGCTGCTGATGGAAGCTGAGATAGTAGCGGCCAACAAAGTGATGAACGAAGCACAGAAACCTTTTGTAGCTATCATAGGTGGTGCTAAAGTTTCTGATAAGATACTGATCATAGAGAACCTGCTGGACAGGGCAACAGATATCATCATAGGTGGTGGTATGGCTTATACCTTCTTCAAAGCACAAGGAGGCAAGATAGGTAACTCTCTATGCGAAGATGACCGCCTGGATATGGCCAACGACCTGCTGAAGAAAGCAGAGGCAAAAGGCGTTTGTATTCACCTGCCATCAGACAGTATACTGGCTGATAAGTTTGCCCCAGATGCAGATACAGCTAATGCTCCCAATATGGAGATACCGGATGGCTGGATGGGACTGGATATTGGCCCTCTTGCATGCCAGACCTTCAGCAAAGTGATAACGGATTCCAAAACTATACTATGGAATGGCCCGATGGGTGTATTTGAAATGGAAAAGTTCCAGCACGGCACTAAAGCCATCGCAGAAGCAGTAGTAGCTGCAACCAAAGGCGGCGCCTACAGCCTTGTAGGCGGCGGCGACAGTGTGGCTGCGGTAAACAAATTTGGCTTTGCCAATGATGTAAGCTATGTATCTACAGGCGGCGGGGCTATGCTGGAGTACTTTGAAGGTAAAGAGCTACCCGGTATAGCAGCTATTAATAAGTAA
- the ribD gene encoding bifunctional diaminohydroxyphosphoribosylaminopyrimidine deaminase/5-amino-6-(5-phosphoribosylamino)uracil reductase RibD, with the protein MQRCLELAEKGKGHVSPNPMVGAVLVHNGRIIGEGWHQQYGEAHAEINCLASVQEADKPLIKDSIMYVSLEPCAHYGKTPPCALRLVKEHVKEVVICNTDPFEQVSGKGIHILADNGIRVETGILEAAGKWVDRRFFCFHEQKRPYIILKWAQTQDGFIAPEDKQRLQISSAESNKLVHKWRTEEDAIMVGYNTALHDNPQLTARHWQGNNPLRIVTDRKLQLDNSLHLFDNSVETWILNETKNETGGLTHYVQLNFEFHILPQLMDKLYHANKQSLIVEGGPTLLAAFIRDGLWDEARIFTGNKTLGKGIPAPQLTHEQFAFQQKISEDVLNVYTYKGTHYPYVNGYTL; encoded by the coding sequence ATACAACGCTGCCTTGAGCTGGCCGAAAAAGGCAAGGGCCACGTGAGCCCTAACCCTATGGTAGGTGCAGTACTGGTGCACAATGGCCGTATCATTGGCGAAGGCTGGCACCAACAATATGGCGAAGCACATGCCGAGATCAATTGCCTGGCATCGGTACAGGAGGCTGATAAACCGCTGATAAAGGACAGCATCATGTACGTATCGCTGGAGCCATGCGCGCACTACGGTAAAACTCCACCCTGCGCCCTGCGACTCGTAAAGGAGCATGTAAAAGAAGTGGTCATCTGCAATACAGACCCCTTTGAGCAGGTATCCGGCAAAGGCATACATATACTAGCCGATAATGGCATACGTGTAGAGACAGGCATACTGGAGGCAGCAGGCAAGTGGGTCGACAGGCGGTTCTTCTGCTTTCATGAGCAGAAGCGCCCTTACATCATCCTGAAATGGGCGCAAACACAAGATGGCTTTATAGCACCGGAGGACAAACAACGACTACAGATAAGCAGCGCAGAAAGCAACAAGCTGGTGCACAAATGGCGTACCGAAGAAGATGCCATTATGGTCGGCTACAATACCGCCCTGCACGACAACCCGCAACTCACCGCGCGGCATTGGCAGGGCAACAACCCTTTGCGCATCGTCACCGACCGCAAACTGCAATTAGACAACTCGCTCCACCTCTTCGACAACAGTGTAGAGACATGGATATTGAATGAAACGAAAAACGAAACAGGGGGACTTACTCATTATGTACAACTCAACTTCGAATTTCATATTCTGCCTCAACTCATGGACAAGCTGTACCACGCCAACAAACAATCGCTGATAGTAGAAGGCGGCCCTACCCTGTTGGCGGCGTTCATACGAGATGGCTTATGGGATGAGGCGCGCATATTCACTGGTAATAAAACATTGGGCAAGGGCATCCCTGCACCACAGCTTACCCACGAGCAGTTTGCCTTTCAACAAAAAATAAGCGAAGATGTTCTGAATGTGTATACCTACAAAGGCACCCATTACCCCTACGTAAACGGCTACACATTATAA
- a CDS encoding EamA/RhaT family transporter: MFYLLLVILLNTYVFTTFKLFAQYGVNSLQAISVNYWVCVATGLVTHGITCDLATMTSDSWFGHALVAGTYFIFLFNLLSYSTGTLGITATTIPNKLSLVIPVLFSYWLYNDTLDAWKISGIILSIPAVYLATTKKEERQPFQLKHLALPVMIFIFSGLLDTYLKYVQSFHLHIADTQPAFTIISFAVAAILGSAYAIIRIAWGKDKFAVKNILAGILLGIPNYFSIYYLIRLFDSNFMQSSAIIPVNNIGIVISTTLVAILLFREQAGKHRIAGVILSVISIILIALSGY, from the coding sequence ATGTTCTACCTGCTGCTGGTCATACTGCTTAATACTTATGTATTTACCACGTTCAAACTTTTTGCACAGTACGGGGTCAATTCGCTGCAGGCTATATCGGTAAACTATTGGGTTTGCGTAGCTACGGGACTGGTAACACACGGCATTACCTGCGACCTCGCAACCATGACCAGCGATAGCTGGTTCGGGCACGCATTGGTAGCCGGAACCTACTTTATCTTCCTGTTCAACCTGCTGTCTTACAGCACTGGCACGCTGGGTATAACAGCCACTACGATACCTAATAAACTATCACTGGTCATACCTGTGCTGTTCTCGTACTGGCTCTATAATGATACGCTGGATGCATGGAAGATATCAGGTATCATATTATCCATACCCGCCGTATACCTGGCCACTACAAAAAAAGAAGAAAGGCAGCCTTTTCAATTAAAACACCTGGCATTACCCGTCATGATATTCATCTTCAGCGGCCTGCTGGATACCTACCTGAAATATGTGCAGAGTTTTCACCTGCACATTGCTGACACACAACCGGCATTCACCATTATCTCCTTTGCCGTAGCCGCCATACTAGGCAGCGCATATGCCATCATACGCATCGCCTGGGGCAAGGATAAGTTTGCAGTGAAAAACATACTGGCAGGCATCTTGCTGGGCATCCCCAACTACTTTTCTATTTACTACCTCATACGCCTGTTCGACAGCAACTTTATGCAGAGCTCGGCTATTATACCTGTCAACAACATAGGCATTGTAATAAGCACTACCTTAGTGGCCATACTCCTGTTCAGGGAGCAGGCGGGCAAACACCGCATAGCAGGTGTCATACTATCCGTTATTTCCATAATCCTTATCGCACTTTCAGGTTACTAA
- the prmC gene encoding peptide chain release factor N(5)-glutamine methyltransferase, which yields MHTYFSAQKELAIALLAVYDDREATAIAQEVMEYITGASRLQRITDKDKLLTTHQQSDYDRIVPLLLSATPLQYVLGRAFFMGHEFKVNEHVLIPRPETEELVQWILDDHKGGSPKILDIGTGSGCIPISLKLGLPKADVTSVDISIGAIGVAEENAKRLQADVTFILLDFLDKDEWAALPSYDVIVSNPPYIPETEQDSIHANVKDYEPEQALFVPGDDPQLFYRHIAEFGHTHLKEGGIVYCELHVDHAEQTQELFVKEGYKAVELMKDMHGNNRMLKAQK from the coding sequence ATGCATACCTACTTCTCAGCACAAAAGGAACTGGCAATAGCTTTACTGGCTGTTTATGATGACCGCGAGGCTACTGCTATAGCGCAGGAGGTGATGGAGTATATAACAGGAGCCTCTCGCCTGCAAAGGATAACGGATAAGGACAAGCTGCTCACTACGCACCAGCAATCAGATTATGACAGGATAGTACCTCTGCTGCTCAGTGCTACGCCATTGCAATATGTACTGGGCAGGGCGTTTTTTATGGGGCATGAATTTAAGGTGAATGAGCATGTACTGATACCGCGACCTGAAACGGAAGAACTGGTACAATGGATACTGGATGACCATAAGGGTGGCAGCCCGAAGATATTAGATATCGGTACAGGTAGCGGCTGTATTCCTATATCGCTGAAGTTGGGTTTGCCAAAGGCTGATGTTACCTCGGTAGATATCAGTATAGGTGCGATAGGTGTCGCAGAAGAAAATGCTAAGCGTTTGCAGGCTGATGTTACTTTCATTTTGCTTGATTTTTTGGATAAGGATGAATGGGCCGCGTTGCCTTCTTACGATGTTATTGTTTCTAATCCGCCATACATACCGGAAACGGAGCAGGATAGTATACATGCCAATGTAAAAGACTATGAGCCTGAACAGGCTTTGTTTGTGCCCGGCGATGACCCGCAACTATTTTACAGGCATATCGCTGAGTTTGGACATACCCATCTGAAAGAGGGTGGTATAGTGTATTGCGAGTTGCATGTAGACCATGCAGAGCAGACGCAGGAGCTATTTGTAAAAGAAGGGTACAAGGCAGTTGAGCTGATGAAGGATATGCACGGCAATAACCGAATGCTGAAAGCTCAAAAATAA
- the queG gene encoding tRNA epoxyqueuosine(34) reductase QueG, translating to MIRAEAQRLGFDACGIARAEFLEDDARRLEEWLNKGYHGTMHYMERYFDLRTDPRKLVPGAKSVITLLLNYYPEQEQQPHAPKIAKYAWGKDYHFVIKDKLHQLLHYIRENIGEVDGRGFVDSAPVLERTWAQRTGLGWIGKNGNLLTKQSGSFFFIATLISDLQLDYDAPFATDHCGTCTRCIDACPTDAIVSPTVVDGSKCISYFTIELKEALIPSEYHDKMEGWMFGCDICQDVCPWNRFSKPNHEPEFTPIPEILDLSVAEWQAMTEETFRKLFKTSPLARPKWKGIQRNLNPNS from the coding sequence ATGATACGCGCCGAGGCACAACGCCTGGGCTTCGATGCTTGCGGTATAGCCCGTGCTGAATTCCTTGAGGATGACGCCCGCAGACTGGAAGAATGGCTGAATAAAGGCTATCATGGCACTATGCACTACATGGAACGCTACTTCGACCTGCGTACCGACCCGCGCAAGCTGGTGCCGGGCGCTAAATCTGTCATCACCCTGCTGCTCAACTATTATCCCGAACAGGAGCAACAACCCCACGCGCCCAAAATAGCCAAATACGCATGGGGCAAGGATTATCATTTTGTAATAAAAGACAAACTGCACCAACTGCTGCATTACATCAGGGAGAACATTGGCGAAGTAGACGGCCGCGGATTTGTAGACAGCGCCCCCGTGCTGGAGCGTACCTGGGCACAACGCACTGGGCTGGGCTGGATAGGCAAGAACGGCAACCTGCTCACCAAACAGTCCGGCTCCTTCTTCTTCATCGCCACGCTCATCAGCGACTTGCAACTGGACTACGACGCTCCCTTTGCCACCGACCATTGCGGCACCTGCACCCGTTGCATAGACGCCTGCCCTACCGATGCCATTGTTAGCCCCACCGTTGTTGATGGCAGTAAGTGCATCTCTTACTTCACCATAGAACTGAAAGAAGCACTCATACCTTCGGAGTATCACGACAAAATGGAAGGCTGGATGTTTGGCTGCGACATATGCCAGGACGTTTGCCCCTGGAACCGATTCTCAAAACCCAACCACGAACCGGAATTTACACCTATACCCGAGATACTAGACTTATCCGTTGCCGAATGGCAGGCCATGACAGAAGAAACATTCCGCAAACTATTCAAAACCTCTCCCCTAGCCCGCCCCAAATGGAAGGGCATACAGCGGAACTTAAACCCCAACTCCTGA